A segment of the Panacibacter ginsenosidivorans genome:
CAATTGGGTTTAGGGCTGAAAAAAGGAGCATGGGTTTTTCCATAGGGTAATCCTGGAATTGAAATAATATAAATAAAACCAGCCCATCGAAAATGATGGAAAAATAAAACCACAATAAAATGGATAGACCAATGCCTCTGGCTTTATCTCTTGTTTTTACAGATGCGAGTAATGCAATGGAAACAAAAATTACGGAAAGCAGCATGCCTGTTAAAAGCATTGTTATTCCTGTGGCATCGGGCTGATACAATAAAATGGGAATGCCTGCGCCGATAAAAAATGCCAGTAGAAATGCAAAGGAAAGACCAATAAAAATACTTAGCCACAAGGTTCTTCTTTTAACAGGCTGACTTACCAGCAGCTCAATAAATTCAGTGCTGTTGTAGACATAAATGGTAGAAAATATTATGGCAACAAGCGGCACAATTATGAGGATGATATTCAACAGGCTGATTAAACCCTTGCTGCTGCTGTCTTCCAGGCTGAAGACACTTAATGATACCGCAAGCAGAAACAAAGTATAGCCAATGATGATCTTGCTGCGCAGTATGTCAAGCATTACATATTTTATGATTTTTTTCATTTACCTTGTTTTAACCTCACCCTAAGTCCCTCTCCAAAGGAGAGGGACTTTGAAGAAGCTTACTGTTAACTGATATTTATTCTCGATTCACGTTTCACGATTGCATCACTCTTGCTATTGCTTTTGCCAGTTTTTCTTCACCTGTATCTTTACGTAATAATTCAATGGACTTATGAAAACGTAACTGACCTTCCTGTAAATACATAACCTGC
Coding sequences within it:
- a CDS encoding ABC transporter permease subunit, whose translation is MKKIIKYVMLDILRSKIIIGYTLFLLAVSLSVFSLEDSSSKGLISLLNIILIIVPLVAIIFSTIYVYNSTEFIELLVSQPVKRRTLWLSIFIGLSFAFLLAFFIGAGIPILLYQPDATGITMLLTGMLLSVIFVSIALLASVKTRDKARGIGLSILLWFYFSIIFDGLVLFILFQFQDYPMEKPMLLFSALNPIDLTRILILLHMDMSALMGYTGAIFRNFFDSATGSVIALFILLLWAFLPLWFSVRNFSRKDL